TGACAATGGTCGTACTCTGGCGACGGGAGATGCATTCGACTACCATTTTGTTCCTGCGGGCTCTTGTGTTAACGGATACCGGAATCATTGTAGTAGTCGCGCTAACTTTGACCCCGTTTACTTTGTCTTTCTTTCACCCAGGGCTGTGGTATTTTAAAGATGTGATATACCCCAATGTATTTACCCCAGTGACGTATATTGTGATGGTCATCCAGCAGTGCAATGTGTGGATAACTGTGTCGGTCAGTGTGGAGCGAtatatctctatctgtcatccATTCAAAGCAGCCAAAATATGCACAAAGCGAAGGACATGGATTATTCTGTTCGCGATATGGGGAATTTCAATCATTTACAACATTCCAAGAATTTTTGCGAACAGGTCTCAATCCCCGTGTTCCCCTACAGACGACAGAGAATGCTACATGCTTGTGGATACTACATTTGGCAAAACGACATTTTACAACAAAGTGTACATGGTATGGATGTACGCTGCTTTAATTTACATTATTCCACTGATTCTTCTAGCGATCCTAAACTGTTtgattatcataaaattaaTGCGCAAGCGTGCAAGGAGAATCGGCACAAATATTCAAGATGACAATGAGGCAAATCTTAGTCTCATTTTGGTTTTAATCGTGATAGTCTTCATTTGTTGCCAGACTCCGGGACTATTCTCACAGTTTGACTTTCTCTTCGATCCCATTGTATTTATTCAGTGGATAGCGTTTGGGAACACTTTGTTTGTGACAAACTCGTCCGTGAACCTCCTGATCTACATGGCCGTCGGGCGGCGGTTCCGCAAGGTGTTACtcaaaatgtttaagaaaattttcgGACAATCTGTATTCTCGCGCTCAAGGAACTCTGGATCAAGCTCCGACCACGAGCTTTTGGAGACATTAAGATCTACTGTACATTACAAAGACTCGGAAGTGACGCAAGTGAACGACATACACAAACTCGAGAAAATCAGACTTACTTCTTAATACGGTGTGATCTTTTATCCGCACAAGTGTCTCGTGATTGTGACTTAcatgtctatcttattattattGTGATTCATTAATCAGTTGTTTTATTACGTTAAATTGTTAAAGGAtgtttatatgtataaagttTCATTGACAAACGGTTCTTTAAGTTGATATAGTTAAGTCTTGTCCTTCAAGGTATGATAATGAAATGAGAAATTCCTTAATTGCATTAGAATTTCAAATTCACTGttgcattatttatatattaagtatTTTAGTCTGGGCCGTGTGATGGCATTAGTAGGAATTCTGAATACAATTCATACTTCGAAATGTATAAGTTGTTGGCgtaaattaatttattagataTGCTCAATTCACAGTTCTCTGGGTGCACCTTCACGCGGCATGAATTATGCAATGGTTTCCCCCGGATATTTCATCACACATCAGAAACAAATATATGGAATACcctcaagataaaaaaaaaatcaagtacatttGTATTACTCATTCGAACACCTCGTTTTATCACGAAGGACCCGCAGCCAAATCCGACTACTGTTCAATATTATCGCAAGGTAGTCTTTATGTGATCGCAGGTCTCCAAACAAAAAACGAAAGATCTGTCGCAAGACCGACACCGGTGATAGCTCTGGTGCTCATCTTGTTACAACAATAAGGTGATGTATACCAAAAGAAAGTCATGGATGCATGTTTAATTAGGTAATTAGTAGTTTTCTTAGATATAGAATCAATTTTTCCCCATTTTTAGATAGAtgttttttatagaatttttacACTTCGAAACAATGCGATACCCTGAATAATTTAAGGAACTGGATGTAAGTTGACTTTGTGGTTTGATGCGATCATTTTCAAACTTACTTCATTCACTCATTAAACTATGAAAGCAACAGTAACATTTTGAcactctcatatatatttaatatcattCACTCTTCTTCATCAAAAGGTAGAAATATACGATAAAGAGGCGACGATCATCGATCCTCATTAAGAAAATCATCGATTTGTTGTTCTGTATAGCTTGCGGAGAGGTATTCCAAAAAACGGTGTTAGTAAAGGTGAAGTACACCGCTTGccaggtgttcaaagtttatgGGGAAAGTCCTTGTATCGTTTTAtctgatatatttaaatttgaggCATAACccatttttaccattttaacatatacaaatatatgtatatgtaaataacaTTCTTCAATACTAGGTAAACTTTCTACGCTCTTAGTCTAACATGTACGGTGTATTTTAGGAACAAGGAATGTTTTTAGCACAATTCAGATACAGATGCCCTTAATCAAAGATTCCAAATTATTGGAAACGAGTCAGTATAAAATATAGACATACGATGATCAAACGCAAAACTATTTTATACCAAATATTATCAATGCTAGAAATCTTGAACTTGTCACTACTGCGTAAAATAGAATTCTgatatcaatttcaatttataaGTGTCTTATATCTGAATCAGTGAGGATATAATTTGGGTCCCTAACcctttaaatttttattctgAAGAAAGGATATGagacatttcttttttaacttaATTGCGGGTGCTGATCAATTTTTGCccaaagaaagatttttttctcctgAGATACTATTATTTGGATAACAATAAATCAGATGATTTTGTAAATCTGCAATATTTTTGCGTTGTTTTCTTTTGCGAGTTTgggaaaatatatattattctaaaaataaatttagacgTTCTGGGACGCCTAATTTTTAGGAACTAACATCAAgcctaaaaattgaaaatgccGAAAATGTTAATATTACCGTATTTGTTTGCAGGTTTCAAACACTGTGAACACCTCGGCTCGCACTCTAGTCAGCAGGGCGGGGGAGATGGGTCTTTTATCTATGGACTGTGTCACAGCCAGCCCAGGCTTGTTAATACGTCACGGGGTTACTACCGGAGCACTGACCAAAGGTCTCCTCTCGACAGAACACAACTTCATGTCGAAACTAATTAAAACAGACGTTAAAGAACTCCCCCAAGTCCACGTGTTAAAATTAATCACCGTTCTTCAGCTGCCATCAATAATACATTGAGGCGGACTATTGTTTCTTACTGaatcttaattaattttttcactttCTAGTGTGTATGGACACGATAGGGTCCTATTGATTACCATTGGAATGGAAATCCACCCTCCTCTCCTTCTTCATCCACGGACTTGTCACCAGTCAAAAGACCAGTTATTTGTTACACCGTACCGTCACGTTCAGAAACCGACCAAAAGCAACCACTCGATTGGATAGATGCAGTAGCAGCACTCTATCACGTTTGATGAGATTTACCCAcacaaaaaaatccattttctgatatcaaagtATAAACTAATGAACTCCCgatttgaaagtttttttcaGAGCTTTTCATTCAATTATTCTAAAGTTTTTTTAAGGTTCCATTATGCAATTTTCCAgatgagataaaaatgtttccattatcaaatatttttaggTGGGCTAAGATTGTTTTTCAAACGGAATTGTAAATCTCTTTAACCGAATTGCACAAAAGAATCACTTCCAATGATATCCGATTACaagatttgttttgaaattacacaattttgctaaaattcatggATGTTATCAATTCCCTAaagaaaacacatacatgttttcaatctaaaatttcaaatcttCATTTCAGAAAATGAAGAATATAGATTTCAAACACATTTAAGAAAGTTGAGAAAAGGGTGGCTTGAAATTGTTATCATATCCCGgtaagaaatgtttttaattttttaactgtcTTGATTTACTCGTAGAAGATCTTAAATATCTGATATAAAAGGATTCAAAACACACACGCCCATAAACTTGTTTTACCCACTGGTCAGACGTGCTCGGAGCAGAATAGTGCCCACGTGGCGTGATAGTTGTAAAGCCCGGATGTTGATTGGACTTTGTGACACTAGTCGTTAGATCGGACATTTAAGATTCAACCTCGAATTGGTTTTTCACAAAGAAAATAGTCATGTATTTAGTAAAGTTAAAAACCATGATTAACTACATGTTCTTGCAGTCAAGGGTTTGGTGATTTGTGTATCTTTTTCGAAAATAAGCAAAACATAAAACAGTCAATCAGTGAAACAAGCAAATAAAAATGTACTTAGGAGTTTTTGATTTGTCGGTTCATCGTGTAATATTCGCACTCTTCTGTATCTTTTATCAACGTGGAAAAAAACCACACCAATCTTTCTGCAATCTATTTTAGAGGGCCTTTCTCGGAGACTTTCATCATGTTCTCCCGGCATGCCTGTACTCTAAAGCTTAGCATGATTACTGTTTGATATCTACATCTAACCAGGTATCAGTCGGAGGTGTCAATATACACCAAAAACTGGATAAAACTTTTGTGAGTCTGCAAGAACGTCACCATCTAGTCAGAGAAAACAATACGGGAAAAGCCCTGAGTAGTAACGAAAGTCTCATCAGTCCGTGGGGACCAAGGCTTACCTAGGCACTACAAGCTGCCTTATCCATTTATATAtcaacataataaaatatgttcaaatcaaatcaaaaacaataCCTAGCTAAATGTAATACATTAACAGTAAGAGTTTTGCGATTTTCCAGAAGTATTTACATGTTGTACTTAAGCAGTTCACATAAAACATTAGATATTTGAAatgagagacagagagaaagtGAGAGAGAGGGTCTCAACATTCGATA
The window above is part of the Magallana gigas chromosome 10, xbMagGiga1.1, whole genome shotgun sequence genome. Proteins encoded here:
- the LOC136269748 gene encoding FMRFamide receptor-like, whose protein sequence is MVRGEINFTLNLSYGDAIFLQDNGGNNTALQNAFYMQYVVNGIILPILSVFGVFGNILTMVVLWRREMHSTTILFLRALVLTDTGIIVVVALTLTPFTLSFFHPGLWYFKDVIYPNVFTPVTYIVMVIQQCNVWITVSVSVERYISICHPFKAAKICTKRRTWIILFAIWGISIIYNIPRIFANRSQSPCSPTDDRECYMLVDTTFGKTTFYNKVYMVWMYAALIYIIPLILLAILNCLIIIKLMRKRARRIGTNIQDDNEANLSLILVLIVIVFICCQTPGLFSQFDFLFDPIVFIQWIAFGNTLFVTNSSVNLLIYMAVGRRFRKVLLKMFKKIFGQSVFSRSRNSGSSSDHELLETLRSTVHYKDSEVTQVNDIHKLEKIRLTS